ATCAATTTATTTGCAAGCCTTGTAAAGATCTCAAAGATCTCCCTGTTTTCAGGATGTTTCTCCCCATGCACCCTGGACACCTTGGCTGCGTAGACGGCTATTTCCGGAGTTTTATTCCGTACAAAGGTGTGATGCCTGTTTATGATGTAGTCGATCAAAAAAGATGGAGACCAGTCGCTGTAATTTTCACTTCCACAATCCTCCTTGCCGTACACGCTTTCCAGTTCTTCCTGAACCGTCTCAAGGCTTACTCCCTTCTTTTCGCAAATGGCCGACAACAGCTGACCGCCGCCACAGCAGAAATCAATTCCGTACTGCCGGAATACGCCGGCTGCGTGATAGTTTTCCGCTACAATGTCTCCTACGGATCTGTTTGTAAAATTCATTTTCTTCAATCGTTTAATAACTGTTCGGGTTTTGTTTTTTTAAAAAGGTACGGCCGGGTTAGATACCTCCGGCCGTACCTGCCGATGGGTCTTGCGAAGGTGATTACCTATGCCGGGTTTGTAACCCTGAGAATTCCCTTCATGCCGCCAAAGTAGTGGCCCGGAAATGTGCAGACGTATTCGTACTCACCGGGAGTATCCGGCACGGTAAATTCAATCGTATCCGTTTCACCGCCGCCGATCATTTTGGTAAAAGCGATCACCTGATCCTGAAAGGCCGGAGCAATGTATTCGTTATCCTTTGCCGTCATGGATGCAAAGACGAAATCGTCCATATTTACGCCCTGATCCACAATTGCAATGTTGTGACCCATGGCCGCCTTAGGCAGGTTGCTTTCCACAACCAGTGTAACTCTGAGCTTTTCACCGGGTTCGGCCTCGATCAGAGTCACGTCAAACTTCATGTTGTCGGTGCCTTTCACGGTAATTTCACGTACGTTTTCGGTTTCACCTGCGGCTGCAAAAATCTGTGCTGCCATCAGGCCTGTCAACAGTATCGATAATGTGAGTTTAATGAGTGTTTTCATGGTTTTATCCTTTATTAAAATGTTTATCTGTGATTGTGTTGATTTGTAAATTCGTTTGATGTGGTCATCTCTTTTCGGAGCCTGCTCTCGATAGATGTCACCGCAGCATCCACAGGCTGATTCAGGCCGATCATTCGTTCTGCGATTGCGCCCTTCTCATCCAGTATGGATACCAGGTTGGAGTGTGCAAAGTGTCCGTCCGATTTCCGGATGTATTCCACGCCCAGCAGCATGGCCAGTTCACGAATGTGAGCCTGACTGCCGGTTAAAAAGTGCCATTGGGGAATATTCAGTTCATATTGTTCCGCGTACTCCATCCATCTTTCAGGGGTATCGTTTTCGGGATCAAATGTGACCACCGCGACGCGAACCTCACTTTGAAGCTCTTCATCCACGCCTTCGAATACGCGTTTTGCGTCCCGTACAAGAATCGGACACACCTGTGTGCAGTTTCCGTACACCATTACCACGATCACCGGCTTTCCGGCAAATTCCGACAGACGGATCTCCTCGTTTCTATGGCTGGTCCACACAGCGGTACTGTGATAAACGGAGTAATCTGTCTGAATGTCCATCGCGTCCAGCGCATTGCTGTTTGAATGATTGCCGTGATGATGCTGGGTATAAGCCAGTGATGGAAGCATCGCCAGTAACAGCAGCGCAGTGAATATTTTGATCATTGTTTTCATGATTCCTCCTTTTCAGTTGACGGGCGGCAGCGGATCGTAGGCACATCTGAATCCCAGCATGCCGGTAGTGCTTGCCGGGTCGAAACTCATTCTTGTGATAAACCGGATCGACATGGCGTAGCTGTAGATGCTGCTGTCGCCCTTCATGCGTCCCACGGTTCCGCAGTCGAGTGAGATGTCCTCCCCCACCGGGGGCTTGAAATCCTCCACCCACTCCATTACCAGGCCGAACAGATCCTTCACACCATACCGGTTTTCGATACCGGTTGAACCCGTGAGGCCCGTTTTTTCGGCATCCACTGCGGAATACCAACCGATCAGCTCATAGCTGAACCGGTCGGCTTCCTTAGCGGAGGTAAAATCCATGGCCTGTGCGGCATATTCCCATTCATGCAGGGTGGGCAGGCGTCCGCCTTTCCAGCCGCAATAGGCATTCGCCGCAAACCAGGAGACTCTCGTTACGGGCTCGTTTCCGTTCCTGTCATCCTGCAGCTGCAGGTCGTCCTGCCACTGCTCCAGATAGGAGCTGCCCGCAAATACGGGCGGTATTTCAGACCGTGTCCATTCGGGATTTACTTTCAGGAACTCCAGAAACTCCGCGTTGGTAACGGCCGTCTCATCGAGACGAAACGCAGCTACCTGAACCGGCTCACCGACAACCTCCGGAAGCACCGAGTGGTAGCTTCCGGCGGGGATCTCTATGATACCCCGGTTCTGCGCCGTTCCCGCTGCCGCAGCAGACAGGGAAGCGGCACAGATCAGGATGATATGGATGATATTTCGCAACATGATTCGTCTCTGTAATTCGCCTACTGTCTGGGTCCTGCGCTCAGCGTACCGGTTGCGCCTTTTTCGGCATCGGCAAACTCGTGGTCAATCAGGATGTATTTGCCTTCTTCAGGCACGATGAACTCCACCGTGGCCGAGTTGGATGCGCCCAGCAGCACGGTTTGCATACCTTTCATTTCATTGTCGGGGTGACCCTCCATCCATACGCGATCAAAAATGGCACCGATCACGTGAAAGCTGGATGTCTGGCTGGGGCCGTTGTTTGAAAAGTGAATCCGTACGCGTTCTCCCGCATTGGCCTTCAGCGGCTGATCGTGCAGTATGGTTTGATGGCCGTTAAACACTACGTGCGAGGGATTAATATTCTGAGCGGCTTCAAAATCATACTGATAGATATCACCGGCACCTTTTTTCAGGTAATATTCAGATTGAACCACCACATATTCATGGTCTATGCGGTCATCGGTTTCGTAGCCCTCTTTGGGTGAAACCACCACCACGCCGTGCTGACCCATTGCAGTGTGCATCAGAACACTTGGTGTTCCGCAGTGATAGATGTAGGTGCCCGGATAATTGGCCACCCAGTCGAACTGAATGGTTTCACCGGGAGCAATGGTTCTCCATTTGTCATCCTTGGCAACGGTGCCGGAGTGAAAGTCCATCGAGTGCGGCATCGGCATAATCGATGGCTGCGTATTCATGTAGTTATTCTCGCGGATCTGCTTCAGATAGGGAGAAGCAAACTCTTCCTCATTCACCTCATAGGAGATGTCGAGGCCGGACGGTCCGCCCGTGTTTTCACCGTTCATAAGCAGTTCGCTTACCGGCTCATTGATCTGAACCATTTCATCCGACCGGTTCTTCATGGTAAAGGTAATGCGGTCGCCTTCACGCACGTGAATGACCGGGCCCGGCACCATACCGCCGAACGTCCATGCGCGATATCGCACACCCTCGGCTACCTCTATCTCCTGGACAAATGTATCCAGCCGAACCTGGTGATGCCTGTTTCCTTCATAATCGAGCTTAGCCAGTTTGGGAAGCATGGTTACGTAATCGCCCACTACCGGCGGGCCGTCATAATCGTCTGTAAAGACGGTGGCTTCAGGCATGCCAAAAATCATGCCGTCGATGGTGTATTCCTGTGTTTGAGCTTGTACCGTTGTAAGGCCCGTCGCAATAAACAGCATCACGGCGAGGTAATTCATAAAACGTTTCATAATGTTCTCCGCTTTGTGTTCAGGGTTGCAGCAACCCCTTGTTTGGTAAAAAGTATTTTGAGTGTGTAAGTGTGTTCAGGCAGCAAATGTATCCTGCATCTTGCCCGTGTCGGGTTAAACAGCAGGGTTTACCGGGGAGGCGGAAGGTCGGTCTGGTAGTGAAGTGCAAGCGTCTGCTCATCTCCGGAGCAGCAAAGACCGGTTTTTTGATTAATTCCGAGAGGCGACGGCTGTTCACCCATATGCAGGGGAACCGGGTAATAATCGATATCCAGGAGCTGATCACTCTCTCCCTGATGATGATCGCAGGAGCAGGCAGCTATATCCATATCACATTTTCCCTCTGTGCACATCTCTCCCGCAGGCTCCGTGAGAAGCTCTGTCAGGCTGCCTTCATACATGAGGTGCTGCACCATCGGGGTAACCGGCTGCAGGGCTCCGACCATGAAAGCGATTAAGAGGATATGTGAATAAAGAGTTTTCACCTGGATTTCTGTTTGGTTTGTTTCTCTCTGGAACCATGATAGAAGTTTTATTTAAAAGATACAAGAGTATTTTGTCTTAAATAGAAAGTTTGCTTCTTTCCACCTTTGCCGGCAGCTGATACCTTCTGCTTTTCCTGTCGGATTTTTCAGGTTCTATTTCCAAAATCATGTATTTTATTGCTTTTAATGGTATTTTTCCTTGCTCAGGTTTCCTGGCAAAGGCATAACAGAAAAACCTTTCGCCTTACAATAATAAAGAGTAATTTGTCTTTTTATTTTAATTTTGCATAACCATGATCCAAAACCAACACACCTTCCACATTCCGGTAATGGGTACCGGTCATTCTATCGACAGCCCTGTTCGGGTAGCACACCTGGGTATCAACTCGGTTATTTCCGTAGTTGACGATTTGCTGTGTGAAAAAATCCGCAAGTACTACTGCGGTGAATTCAACATCCCCTATCAGAATATTCCGCGCTCAAGCAAAGACGGGCGGGCGGATAGAATTGCGGCCTATCTGGAAACCGTTCAGCAAATTGTTCACACAAAATTTGAAGAGCTGAAGAATCTGCCGCTTTTTGCCGATTCTGAAAAAGACCGTTATTTCAGGCTTCTCCCCTCTTCAAATTCATTGCGCAAAACATACGATTATATAGCAACGCTCTCCGATCCGGATGAGCGTAGACGATTGACTGACGACCTTACTGAAAGAATGACCCCGGGCTTTATCGATGTGAACATCATGGCCAAAGTTGACGCCCTCGGCACGGCCGGGGATGGCAAACCGTTGAGCTCCGAGTATTCTGACGCAAGCGCAGCTCTCAGGGGATACGCGAACAGCAGTTTATCCTCCTCTCTCGTCCTCTCTGCGGGTTTTAATCCACGGCTCTACAGCTATCTGTCTGAGTTCGGAGACTTTTACCGGGATAAGGCGGGAGAGATCAGGAAGAAAATTGTGCTCAAGGTCAGTGATTTCCGTTCGGCACTGATTCAGGGAAAATTTCTTGCCAAAAAAGGCCTGGAGGTGGCTGAGTTTCGAATTGAATCGGGTTTGAACTGCGGTGGGCACGCCTTCGCCTCAGACGGGCACCTGATGCCGGTGCTTCTGAGGGAATTCCGCGAGAAAAAGAATGAACTCGTGGAAACCTTTCAGCCCATGGTGCAAAGTTTTTATGAATCGATGGGCTGGGATTATCCGGATCTTGAAATCGACGACATCACTCCCAAAATTACTGTACAGGGCGGCATTGGCACTTATGGCGAGATGCAGCGGCTGATGAATGATTTTGGCATGGACGGTACAGGCTGGGGCAGCCCGTTTCTGCTGGTGCCCGAAGCCACCTGCGTTGATGACGTCACCACAAAATTACTGGCAAATGCCGGCGAGAAGGACCTCTACCTGAGCAATGTTTCTCCGCTGGGTGTCCCTTTTAATAACATCCGGGGTTCCGGATCCGAAATATATACCAAAAAGCTGGTCGACGCCGGCAAACCGGGTTCCAAATGTCCCAAGGGGTTTCTCGTTTCCAATACAGAATTTACCGAAAATCCGATCTGTACGGCCTCTGCCCAGTATCAGCTGCTCAAAATCAATCAGATCAAGGAGCGGGCAGACCTCAGCGAAAATGAGAAAGACAGGCAGGCATCACGGGTGATGGAAAAGACCTGCCTCTGTACAAACCTCGGTACGGGCTCGCTGATCCGGCTGGGTATCATGAAACCGTCGTACGGCAGGCAGGAAATCTGTCCCGGCCCAAATGTGGCCTGGTTTAACAGGGAATATCTGCTGGATGAAATGGTGGATCACATATATGGGCGAACTGAATCACTGGTTTCTGCCGAACGGCCCCATATGTTTGCAAAAGAGCTGTGCATGTATGTGGATTATCTCACGGAATTGACTGAGCAAACGGATCCGGAAGACAAGAGTGGTTTGAACCGCCTGAAAAAAATGCGCAAAAACCTTCATGAGGGCATGGATCTTTGCCTCGAAATCGCTGACTCTGCCGCATACCCGGATGAAAACCTGGGTTCTCTCCGATCAACGGTTCTTGAACAGAGAAAACGGCTTGATATGCTTTTTAAGGCAGATGTAGCCTGAAGCATGGGCATCCGGAATAAACCGGGACTTTTGCAAGCACCCAGGGTTCAGGCAAAATCCTCTACCGTGATCTGGTTTTCGGGACGAACAGCAGATACATTCATGCGATCATTCAATTGTCTCAGCTAAATCAGCACTCCGCTCCGAAGGGTTTCCGATGGGGCGGGGCATCGCCCTTATCCCCGACCGCCGCCGGGACTCTTCCCCCTTCCCATGTTGTGATTCCCTCCGGAAAAGGGTGACTTTTTCGGTTCAATCCCTTTTATCGAATTCAGCTTGGTGTGGCAGGTAAAGAATCAGATTTTCGGCTTTGGCCAGTCCATCCACATGGCCCGCGAGGGATTCATCATCCGTAACAAAATGCATATGCAGGTTTGTTGTATGATGAGTAAAAACTCCGTGGTGAGAGTCAGACCAAAACCCGAGCAGTTTGGCTGATCGGTTTTCCAATACCCCGTGAGGACCTGATGTTCGGTGCTTTTGATGAGTGTGAACAGGGTCGTCTTCCGGCCAGTCGATAACGTGCCAGCTTAATTCGCCGAACTTTCCTTCAAGTAAAAACGGAAATGGCCGACCCATATCCAGACCATGCTCCCCTGCTTTGGTTTCAATGATCTTCTGAAGCTCTTCCAGCGTTTCAATATCACCGGGCAGGTCGATTGGGTCCCATCTTTCAACAGAGGCAAGAATCAGCAGATTGGCCTTTTCTTCAAATGCATCAATAAACTGTGCCTTATCATCACCGCCATTCCGGGTTGAGTAAGATGTTCCATCTAAAATCAGGATTTCTCCCTTGAGATTTTCAAACGCACCCAGGGCATAGAGATGATCCCGCTTCTTATAGTCTGCAAGATTCGCATTTGCGGAGATATCTCCCTGCTGAATAGTAGCGCGAAGTGCGCCGAAATACTCCACGGAATAGGCAGATTGCGCCAGCGAGGACTGAGACTGTAAACAGAGACCCAGCAGGACAAAAAGAATCAGGGTTCGCATCATTTAATTATAAATTCACGATTGTCTTAGATATTCATTCCGCAAAAAGATAACCAAATCGCTAGAACCGATAGGTGAAATCTATTCGTTTCAGGGATACCATTGCCGGCCATGTGTTTCCGCACTAAAAAAAACGTGACGATGGGTATATGAAGAAAAAAACACTTAGCATCTTTAGCATCAACCGCGGTGAACAACTTTAAGCAAAATCCTCTACCGCCACCTGGTATGCGTGAATGGGATTATCGCGGTCGCCTTCGTACTCTTCATTGTAGTGAGAGACCTCTTCCAGTATTTTCTTTACCGTCTCCTCACTCTGAAATGAAAAAAACAGTGTGGAGTAAATCCCTTTATCGGGCTGGGAAAACCATGTCCGGATATCCGGTTTATGCTTTTCCGTACGGAAACCATACATCTCGGTTTCGCTGTAAACGGGCACGTTATTGCGGGTCATCATTTTGCGTACTTCATCCGAAAACTCCGCAATGCTTAATATGATCAGAAGTTTCATTGGAATTGTGGTTTTGTGTTTTTGACATGAGACCCTGTGGATCTTTCTGTCTTTGCTATCAATCTCGAAGGATCTCTTCCGGCTTCAGACGGTTTTTCACCATGAAGTAAATTAACGGTACCGTAATCAGGGTAAGGGCGGTGGAAGCTATTGCTCCGCCCATCAGTGAGATCGCCAATCCCTGGAAAATGGGATCGAACAGAATCACAATGGCACCGATCACAACCGTTCCTGCGGTAAGCAGTATCGGCATGGTGCGTACAGCCCCGGCTTCCACTACGGCATCCTGCAGCGTATTTCCCTGCCGCAGGCTGATTTGAATAAAGTCGATCAGCAGTACGGAATTCCGAACCATAATTCCCGCAAGGGCGATCAAGCCGATCATGGAGGTAGCGGTAAAAAATGCTCCCGCAAACCAATGGCCGATCAGAATCCCGATCAGCGAAAGCGGAATGGCAATCATCATGATAATGGGAACACCAAAATCCTGGAACCATCCCACAATAAGGATGTAGATAATCACCAGCACCACCGCAAATGCAATGCCGAGGTCCCTGAATACCTCGAGGGTAATCTGCCACTCTCCGTCCCACTTTACGGTTACATCTTCGCTGCTGAACGGCTGCCCTGCATACTGCTGCTCCAGGCTGTATCCTGCAGGCAGCATGATGTTGTCCAGCTGATCACGTGCATCCAGAATGGCATAGACCGGACTTTCTATCTCCCCGGCTACTTCTGCCGTTACATACACCACGCGCCGCTGATTTTTTCTGTGGATGCTTTTTTCAAGAACCTTCTCTTCGAGCTCAACCAGATCCGTTACAGGGATCATGGCACCGGTTTGCGATTGCACGTGAAGCCCGCCCAGCTCTTGCACTCCGGCACGATCGGCCTCATCCAGCTTCATTTTAATAGGCACCTGTGAGGCTTCATTTTCACTGTAGAGCGAACTCACCGGTCGCTGCCCCAGAATCATACCGAGAGATTCGGTTACCTGATTCGGCATCACGCCCGTCACACCTGCTTTTTCGCGCTGTACCGCGAACCGGTACTCCGTTTGTTCATCCTCTACCATCCAGTCCGTATCCACGATTCCGGGCGTTGCATAAAAAATCTCTTTGATCTCCTGACCAATCGCGCGCTGCATGCTGATATCCGGACCATACACTTCCGCAACAAGCGTGGAGAGTACGGGCGGGCCCGGTGGAACCTCAACCACTTTAATGTTCGCATTGTATTTCCGGCCAACTTCCTGTACCAGCGGCCTCATGCGCTTGGCAATGTCATGGCTTTGATCGGACCGCAGGCTTTTATCCACCAGGTTTACCTGAATATCAGCCACGTTTGCTGACTGCCTTAAATCATAGCTGCGTACCAGTCCGTTGAAATTGATCGGTGCATTTGTGCCTGAGTAGATCTGATAGTCGTACACCTCGGGTATATCCAGTAAAACAAGACCCGTTTCCTGCGCAATGGCCTCGGTGCGTTCGAGGGTTGTGCCTTCGGGCATGTCAATAATGAGCTGAATCTCATTCTTATTGTCGAACGGAAGCATTTTCACTTCCACCCAACGAACATAGAAGAGCATCATGGTAGCAAATAATACGGCCGTTGTACCCAGTAAAAACACCCACCTTTTCCAGCTGCTCTCCATAAGCGGGCGCATTGTTTTGTCATACATTTTGTAGATCAGGGTATCCTCAAGCCTGTATTGTTTTCCTGACCCCTTTCTTGACTGCACACGTACCGCACGAAGCAGCCGGTAACCGAGCCACGGAGTTGCAATCAATGAAATGATGAGTGAAAGGATCATCGCTACGGTTGCACCTATTGCGATCGGACTCATATATGGCCCCATCAAACCTGAAACAAATGCCATCGGGATGACTGCGGCAATCACCGTAAAGGTTGCCAGGATGGTTGGATTTCCAACCTCATTGATTGCATAGATCGCAGCCTGCTTAAACGGCAGATTTCTCATCTTGAAATGCCGGTGCATATTCTCTGCCACAATGATGGAATTATCCACCACGATACCCGTCACAAAAACAAGGGCAAAAAGGGTAATCCGGTTCAGCGTATAATCGTACATATAGTAGAAGAAAAGCGTCAGCGCAAATGTTATCGGCACGGAAATAAATACAACCAGAGCACCGCGCCACCCCATAGCCAGGAATACGACGAACGAAACGGCAAGTACGGCAACCACAAGGTGAATCAACAGTGTATTCACTTTCTCTGTTGCCGTCTCGCCATAGTTTCGCGTCGTTTCTACCTTAATATCTGATGTAATCACCGGGCCGCTCAGCTGTTCAACCATCGCATCGATCTGGCTGGCTATAGCCATGGCATCCGCGCCCTGTCTTTTGGCTACCGATATGGATACTGCAGGATAGGAACGGCCCGCTTCTAGACTCTGCTCCAGGGCAGATACCGGGCCTGGCACATACGAGACGTACCTGGCAGGCTCACCCGGCCCGTCTTTGATCTCGGCAATATCGCTTAGCATAATCGGGTCTCCCTGTCGAACATCAATCACCAGAGACCCTACATCCCCGGCCGTTTCAAGAAAGTTGCCGGTCTGAACCCTGAACTGCCGGTCGTTTGCTGCAAACGAACCTGAACTGAATTCACTGTTCGACGCCCGGATAATTTGTGCAACCCGAAGCGGATCGATCCTGAACGAGGCCATTTTGGTTTTATCCAGAATAATTTCCACCGTTCTTGAGCGTCCGCCGTGAATTTTTGTCTCTGCAACATCTACAATCGACTTTATTTCGTTATCCAGCTCCTGTGCTACCCGCCGAAGCTGATAGTCGTCGTGCACATCGCTCCAAAGTGTCAGCGTTACAATAGGGACATCATTTATAGACCTCGTCTTGATAAGCGGCATGGTTACCATGTCCGGTTTGGTATCCATGAACTTCATTATTTCATTATAAAGCCTCACCAGGCTTTGTTCTACATTCTGGCCGACATAAAACCGTGCTGAAACCATCGCCTGTTCAGGCATCGACGTGGAATAAACATATTCTACACCCGAAATATTTGATAGTATTTTCTCCAGCGGAATCGCAATCCGGTTTTCAACTTCAAGGGGTGATGCACCAGGATATCCAACAAAGATATCGGCCATGGGCACATCGATCTGCGGTTCCTCTTCACTTGGTGTCAGCCAAACCCCATACACACCAATCGCTATAAAGGCGATCATCAATAGCAGCGTCAGTTTTGAGTCAATAAATGACTGGGCAATTTTACCCGCTAATCCGGTTTTCATTTCTATGCGTTATTCAATGTTAGATTTCTTTGCTGATTTATCTATTCTGATCCTTTTCATCTTACTCTCAGCGCCTGCCCCTGGCGAATTAAATCCGTGGGACCCAATACATACTTTTCACCCGGTTTTAAGCCTGTAAGCACCTCGACCTGTTCTCCGCTCCTTTTTCCGAGACGAACCCATCGTAATACGGCGCGGTTATTGTCGGTAATTGAGTAGATACCCGTTAGCTGTCCTCTCTCCACTACAGCTTGTATGGGTATGTAGAGGGCTTCCGACGGGTTAATGCTTACATGAATTTCTGCAAACATTCCCACTTTCAGCCTGCTGATCTCTTCTTCATCTTCCAGGGCAGCTTCAATGGCGTATTGCCGGCTCATGGGATCGCCCGCACTGCTCACAGCTGTCAGCCTCGCAGGAACACCGGCTAAGCCTGCAGATGATATTGTAACGCTTACCTCTGAACCCTCTTCAATCTGACCAATTTCACTTTCAGCGACCGACGCGGTAATTTTCACATTTGAGGGATCCGAAACGGCAACAAGCGGATGTCCGGGAGCAGCCATATCACCTTCTGAAACAAATTTC
This DNA window, taken from Rhodohalobacter mucosus, encodes the following:
- the ric gene encoding iron-sulfur cluster repair di-iron protein, which codes for MNFTNRSVGDIVAENYHAAGVFRQYGIDFCCGGGQLLSAICEKKGVSLETVQEELESVYGKEDCGSENYSDWSPSFLIDYIINRHHTFVRNKTPEIAVYAAKVSRVHGEKHPENREIFEIFTRLANKLMEHLGSEESTVFPLIRSVSEAMENGNAVPAGMLKDLKLELNKMEEEHEAAGEAMRQIRNLSNGFTPPQDACTTYRILYKNLEGFENDLHKHVHLENNILFRKAEGLLGQHFCQ
- a CDS encoding plastocyanin/azurin family copper-binding protein; this translates as MKTLIKLTLSILLTGLMAAQIFAAAGETENVREITVKGTDNMKFDVTLIEAEPGEKLRVTLVVESNLPKAAMGHNIAIVDQGVNMDDFVFASMTAKDNEYIAPAFQDQVIAFTKMIGGGETDTIEFTVPDTPGEYEYVCTFPGHYFGGMKGILRVTNPA
- a CDS encoding SCO family protein, which gives rise to MKTMIKIFTALLLLAMLPSLAYTQHHHGNHSNSNALDAMDIQTDYSVYHSTAVWTSHRNEEIRLSEFAGKPVIVVMVYGNCTQVCPILVRDAKRVFEGVDEELQSEVRVAVVTFDPENDTPERWMEYAEQYELNIPQWHFLTGSQAHIRELAMLLGVEYIRKSDGHFAHSNLVSILDEKGAIAERMIGLNQPVDAAVTSIESRLRKEMTTSNEFTNQHNHR
- a CDS encoding formylglycine-generating enzyme family protein; the encoded protein is MLRNIIHIILICAASLSAAAAGTAQNRGIIEIPAGSYHSVLPEVVGEPVQVAAFRLDETAVTNAEFLEFLKVNPEWTRSEIPPVFAGSSYLEQWQDDLQLQDDRNGNEPVTRVSWFAANAYCGWKGGRLPTLHEWEYAAQAMDFTSAKEADRFSYELIGWYSAVDAEKTGLTGSTGIENRYGVKDLFGLVMEWVEDFKPPVGEDISLDCGTVGRMKGDSSIYSYAMSIRFITRMSFDPASTTGMLGFRCAYDPLPPVN
- a CDS encoding multicopper oxidase domain-containing protein produces the protein MKRFMNYLAVMLFIATGLTTVQAQTQEYTIDGMIFGMPEATVFTDDYDGPPVVGDYVTMLPKLAKLDYEGNRHHQVRLDTFVQEIEVAEGVRYRAWTFGGMVPGPVIHVREGDRITFTMKNRSDEMVQINEPVSELLMNGENTGGPSGLDISYEVNEEEFASPYLKQIRENNYMNTQPSIMPMPHSMDFHSGTVAKDDKWRTIAPGETIQFDWVANYPGTYIYHCGTPSVLMHTAMGQHGVVVVSPKEGYETDDRIDHEYVVVQSEYYLKKGAGDIYQYDFEAAQNINPSHVVFNGHQTILHDQPLKANAGERVRIHFSNNGPSQTSSFHVIGAIFDRVWMEGHPDNEMKGMQTVLLGASNSATVEFIVPEEGKYILIDHEFADAEKGATGTLSAGPRQ
- a CDS encoding acetolactate decarboxylase — encoded protein: MMRTLILFVLLGLCLQSQSSLAQSAYSVEYFGALRATIQQGDISANANLADYKKRDHLYALGAFENLKGEILILDGTSYSTRNGGDDKAQFIDAFEEKANLLILASVERWDPIDLPGDIETLEELQKIIETKAGEHGLDMGRPFPFLLEGKFGELSWHVIDWPEDDPVHTHQKHRTSGPHGVLENRSAKLLGFWSDSHHGVFTHHTTNLHMHFVTDDESLAGHVDGLAKAENLILYLPHQAEFDKRD
- a CDS encoding efflux RND transporter permease subunit produces the protein MKTGLAGKIAQSFIDSKLTLLLMIAFIAIGVYGVWLTPSEEEPQIDVPMADIFVGYPGASPLEVENRIAIPLEKILSNISGVEYVYSTSMPEQAMVSARFYVGQNVEQSLVRLYNEIMKFMDTKPDMVTMPLIKTRSINDVPIVTLTLWSDVHDDYQLRRVAQELDNEIKSIVDVAETKIHGGRSRTVEIILDKTKMASFRIDPLRVAQIIRASNSEFSSGSFAANDRQFRVQTGNFLETAGDVGSLVIDVRQGDPIMLSDIAEIKDGPGEPARYVSYVPGPVSALEQSLEAGRSYPAVSISVAKRQGADAMAIASQIDAMVEQLSGPVITSDIKVETTRNYGETATEKVNTLLIHLVVAVLAVSFVVFLAMGWRGALVVFISVPITFALTLFFYYMYDYTLNRITLFALVFVTGIVVDNSIIVAENMHRHFKMRNLPFKQAAIYAINEVGNPTILATFTVIAAVIPMAFVSGLMGPYMSPIAIGATVAMILSLIISLIATPWLGYRLLRAVRVQSRKGSGKQYRLEDTLIYKMYDKTMRPLMESSWKRWVFLLGTTAVLFATMMLFYVRWVEVKMLPFDNKNEIQLIIDMPEGTTLERTEAIAQETGLVLLDIPEVYDYQIYSGTNAPINFNGLVRSYDLRQSANVADIQVNLVDKSLRSDQSHDIAKRMRPLVQEVGRKYNANIKVVEVPPGPPVLSTLVAEVYGPDISMQRAIGQEIKEIFYATPGIVDTDWMVEDEQTEYRFAVQREKAGVTGVMPNQVTESLGMILGQRPVSSLYSENEASQVPIKMKLDEADRAGVQELGGLHVQSQTGAMIPVTDLVELEEKVLEKSIHRKNQRRVVYVTAEVAGEIESPVYAILDARDQLDNIMLPAGYSLEQQYAGQPFSSEDVTVKWDGEWQITLEVFRDLGIAFAVVLVIIYILIVGWFQDFGVPIIMMIAIPLSLIGILIGHWFAGAFFTATSMIGLIALAGIMVRNSVLLIDFIQISLRQGNTLQDAVVEAGAVRTMPILLTAGTVVIGAIVILFDPIFQGLAISLMGGAIASTALTLITVPLIYFMVKNRLKPEEILRD